A DNA window from Drosophila pseudoobscura strain MV-25-SWS-2005 chromosome 2, UCI_Dpse_MV25, whole genome shotgun sequence contains the following coding sequences:
- the LOC6897697 gene encoding protein Hook homolog 1-like isoform X1, whose amino-acid sequence MATPRESQLKEAEDLNGSLSLEPNKGKYPQEDKQQGNEKMDDWAESDFFDVEGDDDDIRSYTTANSVSVKCAPASIQQEQLNKLKKQLQSKSHKPHTSAQQGENRRSILEEQLKRAFQEMQQAQARCMNQEDGMKKLREDKRRLEQSCGQLQKNIAELKEHHRAQCQKLDRKHTEFEAITKRYKALESDFEAMLLQKDVKINELKGSLNMDQSRCSQLESEKIHQQQYAMELEAKIASFEHTVGVLTKHFEWAQAGLHSIDALLLKNQTPQGVTACLSHDDRMARLHRALANPKETTDEIIKLQELLKERDRDLHLLRTKDSQSLGKLTALSEEKTRQYSRISCLQKELSELQKKATNFSQLQQQIQPLIAERDALRELNEKSGNRIKGIQAEVLRLNQDNGTLRQKCDRLMEDNWKLTTKRDKSDELRLEMDRNRDLLAQAKLEVDRLSKLHEETSRKNDILNYELSKLSDVAKELEEQRKQYANLKRNMQSDKINLEHLKMLKIEKDNLQKELDDLQKRWEREMSANCSKCLEKSKVIRKAEIQMAKLQKTNKRQAKIIKEHLGNVDQGNLLIPDVTVFKRNVQQIKEYIKKQTNLGKTATDHDTSETCQSFDGTTEASTNSTELTYEHFKQIEQRCCDQIAEESKSLSSHMRKAGEKYQCLQGKYEQRLKEVELLMRTITEERAQSTKILDAKNAELKSILGKSREKERLIADLQHGFDDVFSNIDSERQSMKTVLEQWESQKMQVMQVEKYWQDRIAVMQSHHQQAMQTAQNHRLYAEEKAIEYKESLARMKQRMEEYQKRYALRESQQREASENEPHP is encoded by the exons ATGGCTACACCGCGCGAGAGCCAGTTGAAAGAGGCGGAAGACTTGAATGGGAGTTTGAGCCTAGAGCCGAATAAAGGGAAATACCCTCAAGAGGATAAGCAACAAGGGAACGAAAAAATGGACGACTGGGCGGAGAGCGATTTCTTTGATGTCGAGGGCGACGATGATGATATCAGAAGCTACACGACCGCGAATTCGGTGTCAGTTAAATGCGCTCCAGCCAGCATACAACAGGAGCAACTTAACAAGTTAAAAAAACAGCTCCAATCCAAGTCTCACAAGCCACATACCTCTGCCCAGCAGGGGGAGAACCGCCGGAGTATCTTAGAGGAGCAACTGAAGCGAGCATTTCAAGAGATGCAGCAAGCGCAGGCGAGGTGCATGAACCAGGAAGACGGCATGAAGAAGCTGCGGGAGGATAAAAGACGTCTGGAGCAGAGCTGTGGCCAGCTTCAGAAGAACATCGCAGAGTTGAAGGAACATCATCGGGCACAGTGCCAAAAGCTGGACAGAAAACATACCGAATTCGAAGCAATCACTAAACGATACAAAGCCCTGGAGTCGGACTTTGAAGCCATGCTACTGCAAAAGGATGTCAAGATAAATGAGCTAAAGGGGTCTCTCAATATGGACCAGAGTCGATGCAGCCAACTGGAGTCAGAGAAGAttcaccagcagcagtacgCTATGGAGTTGGAGGCCAAGATCGCATCGTTTGAGCACACCGTTGGCGTTCTGACTAAACACTTCGAATGGGCTCAGGCTGGGCTGCATTCGATCGATGCTCTATTGCTAAAGAATCAAACACCGCAGGGTGTCACCGCTTGCCTCAGTCACGACGATCGCATGGCTCGCCTTCATCGGGCTCTAGCTAATCCCAAAGAGACGACGGATGAAATTATCAAGCTACAAGAGCTGCTGAAGGAGCGCGACAGGGATCTGCACCTGCTTCGCACGAAGGATAGTCAGTCCCTCGGGAAACTTACCGCTTTAAGCGAGGAAAAAACTCGCCAGTATTCGCGCATTTCGTGTCTGCAAAAAGAACTGAGTGAACTACAGAAAAAGGCCACAAACTTTTCGCAACTTCAGCAGCAAATTCAGCCGTTAATAGCAGAGCGGGATGCTCTAAGGGAGCTCAACGAGAAGAGCGGCAATCGCATCAAAGGGATTCAAGCTGAAGTGCTGAGACTGAACCAAGATAATGGAACTCTTAGGCAGAAATGTGATCGGCTGATGGAGGATAACTGGAAGCTGACTACAAAGCGGGACAAATCAGATGAACTTCGTCTGGAGATGGATCGAAACCGTGATTTGTTAGCTCAAGCAAAACTAGAGGTGGATCGGCTGTCAAAACTGCACGAGGAGACTTCTCGGAAAAATGATATTCTCAACTACGAGCTGAGCAAGCTAAGCGACGTTGCCAAAGAACTCGAGGAGCAGCGCAAACAGTATGCTAATCTCAAGCGAAATATGCAATCTGATAAAATCAACTTAGAGCATCTCAAAATGCTCAAGATAGAGAAGGACAATCTTCAGAAAGAGCTTGACGACTTGCAGAAGAGATGGGAGCGAGAGATGTCCGCTAATTGTAGCAAATGCCTTGAAAAATCGAAAGTTATTAGAAAGGCTGAGATTCAAATGGCGAAGCTCCAGAAGACCAACAAAAGGCaggcaaaaataataaaagaacatTTGGGGAATGTGGATCAAGGTAATCTCTTGATACCGGATGTCACTGTGTTCAAGAGGAACGTCCAGCAGATTAAGGAATACATTAAAAAGCAGACAAATTTGGGTAAGACGGCCACTGATCACGACACTTCAGAGACCTGCCAGAGTTTCGATGGTACTACGGAGGCGTCAACAAATTCGACAGAGCTCACCTACGAGCACTTCAAGCAGATTGAGCAGCGATGTTGCGATCAAATTGCGGAGGAGTCTAAGAGCTTATCTTCTCATATGCGAAAGGCAGGGGAGAAGTACCAATGTCTTCAAGGCAAGTATGAACAGCGCCTGAAGGAAGTGGAGCTGCTGATGCGCACCATTACGGAGGAGCGTGCTCAGTCCACGAAAATTCTGGACGCTAAGAATGCCGAACTAAAAAGCATTCTGGGCAAAAGTCGCGAAAAGGAACGACTCATAGCCGACCTTCAGCACGGCTTCGACGATGTATTTTCTAACATTGATTCCGAGCGCCAATCGATGAAGACAGTGTTGGAACAGTGGGAGTCGCAAAAGATGCAGGTCATGCAGGTGGAGAAATACTGGCAGGATCGGATTGCTGTTATGCAAA GTCACCATCAGCAGGCCATGCAGACTGCCCAAAACCACAGGCTCTACGCAGAAGAGAAGGCTATAGAGtacaaagagtcgctggctAGGATGAAGCAGCGTATGGAGGAGTATCAGAAGCGCTATGCACTGCGAGAGAGCCAACAGCGAGAGGCAAGCGAGAACGAGCCACACCCCTAG
- the LOC4802659 gene encoding probable palmitoyltransferase ZDHHC24, giving the protein MVKIRKLILRQIMCILYCWEEAALDFMDRHNTKIQAILHPVSMATLVSVIGFLLVYDMLYALPDLTDPDGLWYKINLFWSIFVVYSIFSNLWICFWTDTSVQALPEHRLRPPPEEAHLWHYCASCEIMVPPRAWHCRLCKTCCLKRDHHCTFSANCIGHRNQRYFLVFLFYGTLGSFQSLVYNCIYVWTTGAFVVADPFLILSFGQPRTDPSMGWKIITSMVLKLNVVAAIAASGMFITQVLMVYRNSTCFMMSDRTYDLGPMNNFRQVLGKRGFWTLLSSHINSPLPNDGTEWQMTKHTDV; this is encoded by the coding sequence aTGGTTAAAATTCGGAAGTTGATTCTGCGCCAGATTATGTGCATCCTATATTGTTGGGAGGAGGCGGCCCTCGACTTCATGGATCGCCACAACACCAAGATCCAGGCCATATTGCATCCGGTCTCAATGGCGACACTGGTGTCGGTTATCGGGTTCCTGCTCGTCTACGATATGCTCTACGCACTGCCAGATCTGACCGACCCCGACGGTCTGTGGTACAAGATAAACTTATTCTGGAGCATCTTCGTCGTGTACAGTATCTTCAGCAATCTGTGGATCTGCTTTTGGACGGACACCTCGGTGCAGGCGCTGCCCGAGCACCGCTTGCGGCCGCCGCCGGAGGAGGCCCACCTGTGGCACTACTGTGCCAGCTGCGAGATTATGGTTCCTCCGCGGGCCTGGCACTGCCGCCTATGCAAGACATGCTGCCTGAAGCGGGACCACCACTGCACTTTCAGCGCCAACTGCATCGGCCACCGCAATCAGCGCTACTTCCTTGTCTTTCTCTTCTACGGAACGCTGGGAAGTTTCCAGTCCCTGGTCTACAATTGTATCTATGTGTGGACAACTGGTGCCTTTGTCGTTGCGGATCCCTTCCTGATCTTGAGTTTTGGGCAGCCGAGAACAGACCCATCCATGGGCTGGAAAATCATAACATCTATGGTCCTCAAGTTGAACGTAGTCGCCGCCATTGCCGCCAGTGGCATGTTCATCACTCAAGTGTTAATGGTCTACCGGAACAGCACCTGCTTCATGATGTCCGACCGCACCTACGACCTCGGACCCATGAACAACTTCCGCCAGGTACTGGGCAAGCGCGGCTTCTGGACCCTACTATCGTCGCACATCAATAGTCCCCTTCCCAACGATGGAACCGAGTGGCAGATGACCAAGCACACGGATGTCTAG
- the LOC6897697 gene encoding protein Hook homolog 1-like isoform X2 encodes MARQRESHLSHEGADEDITCFSTANSVSDISVQCCSIQQEQMKKLEKQLHSKSHKPQALAQQATDNREKLDVGENRRSILEEQLKRAFQEMQQSQDILVDSQAMCMNQEDGMEKLRDYKRRLEQSNGQLQQTIAELNQHHRAHCHQLKGSLGLAQSRCSQLESEKIHQQQYVMELEAKIASFEHTVGLLSNHSNCAQARLHSIDALLLKNQTPQGVTACLSHDDRMTRLHRALGNPKETTDEIIKLQELLKERDRDLHLLRSKDSQSLGKLTALSEEKTRQDSRISCLQKELSELQKKATNYSQLQQQIHPLIAERDALRERNEKSGNHIKGIQAEVLKLNQDNGNLRQKCYRLILDKWKLTVKRAKSNELRLDMDRKRDLLVQAKLKLDRLSKLHAETSRENECFREQYANLKRNMQSDKINSEQLVNVLKIEKENLQKELDDLQKRWEREMSANCSKCLEKSKGIRKAETEMAKLQKTNKRQANIIKEHLGLKTNVEQLKDYIKQQKNVDKSVTPRDTSETCQSFDGTTEASTNSTELTYEHIKQIEQRCGDQIAEESKSLSSQMRKAGEKYQCLQGKYEQRLKEVELLMRTITEERAAKNAELKSILGKCREKERLIADLQHGFDDVFSKIDSERQSMKTVLEQWESQKLQVMQVEKYWQDRIAVMQGHHQQAMQTAQNHRLYAEEKAIEYKESLARMKQRMEEYQKRYALRESQQREASENEPHP; translated from the exons ATGGCTAGACAGCGCGAGAGCCATTTGAGCCACGAGGGTGCCGATGAAGATATCACATGCTTCTCAACCGCGAATTCGGTGTCAGATATTAGCGTTCAGTGCTGCAGCATACAACAGGAGCAAATGAAAAAGTTAGAAAAGCAGCTCCATTCCAAGTCTCACAAGCCACAAGCCCTGGCCCAGCAAGCTACCGATAATCGAGAAAAGCTTGATGTGGGGGAGAACCGCCGGAGCATCTTAGAGGAGCAACTGAAGCGAGCATTCCAAGAGATGCAGCAATCGCAGGACATACTGGTGGATTCGCAGGCGATGTGCATGAACCAGGAAGACGGCATGGAGAAGCTGCGGGATTATAAAAGACGTCTGGAGCAGAGCAATGGCCAGCTGCAGCAAACCATCGCAGAGTTGAATCAACATCATCGGGCACATTGCCATCAGCTGAAGGGGTCTCTCGGCTTGGCCCAGAGCCGATGCAGCCAACTGGAGTCAGAGAAGAttcaccagcagcagtacgTTATGGAGTTGGAGGCCAAGATCGCATCGTTTGAGCACACTGTTGGCCTCCTGAGTAACCATTCCAATTGTGCTCAGGCTAGGCTGCATTCGATCGATGCTCTATTGCTAAAGAATCAAACACCGCAGGGTGTCACCGCTTGCCTCAGTCACGACGATCGCATGACTCGCCTTCATCGGGCTCTAGGTAATCCCAAAGAGACGACGGATGAAATTATCAAGCTACAAGAGCTGCTGAAGGAGCGCGACAGGGATCTGCACCTGCTTCGCTCGAAGGATAGTCAGTCCCTCGGGAAACTGACCGCTTTAAGCGAGGAAAAAACGCGCCAGGATTCGCGCATTTCGTGTCTGCAAAAAGAACTGAGTGAACTACAGAAAAAGGCCACAAACTATTCGCAACTTCAGCAGCAAATTCATCCGTTAATAGCAGAGCGGGATGCTCTAAGGGAGCGCAACGAGAAGAGCGGCAATCACATCAAAGGGATTCAAGCTGAAGTGCTGAAACTGAACCAAGATAACGGAAATCTCAGACAGAAATGTTATCGGCTGATCCTGGATAAGTGGAAGCTGACTGTTAAGCGGGCCAAATCAAATGAGCTTCGCCTGGACATGGATCGCAAACGTGATCTGTTAGTTCAAGCAAAACTGAAGTTGGATCGGCTGTCAAAACTGCACGCGGAGACTTCTCGTGAAAATGAGTGTTTTCGTGAACAGTATGCCAATCTCAAGCGAAATATGCAATCCGATAAAATCAACTCAGAGCAGCTGGTCAACGTGCTCAAGATAGAGAAGGAAAATCTTCAGAAAGAGCTCGACGACTTGCAGAAAAGATGGGAGCGAGAGATGTCCGCTAATTGCAGCAAATGTCTTGAAAAATCGAAAGGTATTAGAAAGGCTGAGACTGAAATGGCGAAGCTACAGaagacaaacaaaaggcagGCAAACATAATCAAAGAACATTTGGG GCTCAAAACGAACGTCGAGCAGCTTAAGGACTACATTAAACAGCAGAAAAATGTTGATAAGTCGGTCACTCCCCGCGATACTTCAGAGACCTGCCAGAGTTTCGATGGTACTACGGAGGCGTCAACGAATTCGACAGAGCTCACCTACGAGCACATCAAGCAGATTGAGCAGCGATGTGGCGATCAAATTGCGGAGGAGTCTAAGAGCTTATCTTCTCAGATGCGAAAGGCAGGGGAGAAGTACCAATGTCTTCAAGGCAAGTATGAACAGCGCCTGAAGGAAGTGGAGCTGCTGATGCGCACCATTACGGAGGAGCGTGCCGCTAAGAATGCTGAACTAAAAAGCATTCTGGGGAAGTGTCGCGAAAAAGAACGACTCATAGCCGACCTTCAGCACGGCTTCGACGATGTATTTTCCAAAATTGATTCCGAGCGCCAATCGATGAAGACCGTGTTGGAACAGTGGGAGTCGCAAAAGTTGCAGGTCATGCAGGTGGAGAAATACTGGCAGGATCGGATTGCTGTTATGCAAGGTCACCATCAGCAGGCCATGCAGACTGCCCAAAACCACAGGCTCTACGCAGAAGAGAAGGCTATAGAGtacaaagagtcgctggctAGGATGAAGCAGCGTATGGAGGAGTATCAGAAGCGCTATGCACTGCGAGAGAGCCAACAGCGAGAGGCAAGCGAGAACGAGCCACACCCCTAG